The genomic stretch CATAGCACAGTTTCATCACAACGATATCCATCCTgaaaatataatggaagaaaatctcaaaagaaccagaaaaatgtaacatttaaatAAACCCACATGTGTAAGACTAATATAAAGAAACTGCagtccttttgttgttgttgttgttgtataaTCAACATACAATAccctgttagtttcaggtgtgcattGTAGTGCTTTGGTATTTTATACATTATGTCACCAAACGTTATTACAACATGAccaactatattccctatgctgtatatGACATCCCCTTGACTTAGTTATTCTATGACTGGAAGTTTACACCTGTTAATCCCCCTCATCTATTTCATCTACTCCCAACCCCGCCTCTTCTATTCACCAGCAGTTGGGAGAAGCTACACTTCTTTATAGAGAAACAGGAAATATGAATGGAAACATTCCTTATTCTAAAAGGGAAAATTGTCATTTGTAAAATTCTCAATTTTGGgagagcctggggggctcagtggactaagtatctgcctttggctctggccatgatcccagggtcctgggatccagccccacgtcaaGAACCTtgctctgtggagagcctgctcctccttctccctctgcttcttcccccactcatgctctctctcactcacttaatctcaaaaaaataaaaatcttaaaaaaaattaaaaaactaaaattctcAATTCTCTCTAATTTACAAATGTAGTAGAAAGCCAATCAAGATGTCATTTGGCCTTTTCTGAAATTTGACATGTACATAAGTGTatgcagaaaaatagaaaaaattagacAATGGTATTTTGCAAAGGAATAATGAGTCAACCATTGAACATTTTGTCACTATTTCAAAGTTAAAACAACTGAAGTGTGGCAGtagtaaattaaatttaaaaaaaccataaatacacatatataaacatatgtaagATACAGATCGGAGAATATTCCAGTtcattgtaggtttttttttttataaatttattttttattgatgttcaatttgccaacatacagaataacacccagtgctcatctggtcaagtgcccccctcagtgcccgtcacccattcacccccaacccccgccctcctccccttccaccacccctagttcatttcccagagttaggagtcttcatgttctgtctccctttctgatatttcctactcatttcttctcccttcccttctattccctttcactattatttatattccccaaatgaatgagaccatataatgtttgtccttctccgaatgacttatttcactcagcataataccctccagttccatccacgtcaaagcaaatggtgggtatttgtcatttctaatggctgaggaatattccgctgtatacatagaccacatcttctttatccattcatctttcgatggacaccgaggctccttccacagtttggctattgtggacattgctgctagaaacgtcggggtgcaggtgtcccggcgtttcattgcatctatctttggggtaaatccccagcagtggatgtggagaaaggggaaccctcttgcactgctggtgggaatgtgaactggtgcagccactctggaaaactgtggaggttcctcaaagagttaaaaatagatctgccccaCGACACTGTCTTGGTTGGGATGCTTTCCCTTCTCCTGTCCCAACAAGTAGTTTTGGCTACTTCATTGTTCCCACTTTTAAGATTTCAGCTTGGAGCTGGCACTCAGGAAGCCCGCCCCGTCTCCCCAGGCAAGCTCAGGCCCATGTGCTACCCCCACAGCTCCTGCTCTTTACAGCACCTATCACAGTTCATATTCTGTATAATGAGTAGTCTTCAAATACAGTTTGAATGCTCTGTGTCCCCAGACCATCACCTTCTGAAGGTGTCTCTGACTTATTTGACTCTCTAATCACTGACAAAATACTAAGCACAGGGTGAGTATTCCATTTCTGTGCTGGCAGTTGTCAGAAAGAGTACTTTGTAACCTTGGTGAGATTAGGGAATCTTAGAACTCAGCCTGAATTCTTGGGGCTCCCTATCTACCCAGGAATCAGCCTCAAATCCAGAAAGTGAGAGCCACCTATGGGATGGTCTTCAGGGGTGCTAGAAATTAGAAACTGTGCCCACTTTGCAGGCAGGCTGGTGGTAGGAACGTGCCAAGGAACAGAGTACATGGAGGCAGCTCCTCCAGGACACGAGATCTGGGAGTCCCCTGGAAGGACCCCAGGGGAGCTGCAggcctctgttcctcctcctttgTTCTCCATGAATCTTTGAACCTCAGACCTATGAGCTTATCCTCCAAATCCTCCCATGCATGCAAACACAGCTCTTATTGCCAGCTTTTCTCCCATatgtccccttccccaccagcccACAAAGAACCAGACTCAGTCAGCAGCAGACACTGGAGATAGGATGTAATTGCATCTCAAGATAGGCATAAGCAGAGCTCAGACTGGGGCCCCAAGATGGTTCAGTGGCAGGGGTGGTTGGGTCactcccagcacccccaccctgtTTCTGGCTCTCATTCTTCCTCAATGACTCTGGAACAACATTGTCTCCCCAGTAAAGGGCATCATAGTGGATTTGGTTCATAGTGCAGCTGCATTCAAGAACGGGGGAGTTAGGGTTGTGGGATACAGGGGAAAGGCACGGAGGAAAAGATATGGTCTGACCACCTAGGGCTCCTATGCCTGCCTCAGCTTCTCCACGGCAGCATCCACATCACCCCCAGTGGCTATGAGGGCCTGGAGGTTGGCTTCGGGATTCAGAAAGCCCATTGCCCGCAGTTGCTCTAGCTGCACCCGGAAGTGAATCTCGGGCTGCAGCTGCTGCGGATTGGCACCAACAAGAGTTTGCAACATCTGGAGGAAGGGGGTAGAATGGAGGCCTAGCTCcacagagccctgggctgggggaaCCTCAGGAGCTGGGGCAAGAGGGGGATCCTCAGGCATAAGGGCACCCTCCCTAGGCTCTGTACTGCCTGCCATATTCCCCAGCCCTGCTAGGCAAGGCATGAACCAGAGGAGGAGGCGCGGGGCTTCAGTAGCCAGGACCTGCAGACCCTGCTCAATCTGTAGCAGGGCATGCATGGCTCGAGGGTTAGCCATGGCTGCCTGAAGGTgcagcagcagtggcagctgCCGGCGCATCTCATCCTGCAACTGTGGGACCTGGCTCATGCTGGTAGGCCTCAGAGATCTTGGAAAAGCTGGTGGTGGCAGCCAGGCATGCTCGGGGCTGCCGAGGGTAGCCGCCACAGAGGAAAGTGGTGAAGGAACGAATGGTGCCCTGTTAGCAGAATGCCCCAGCCCTAAGACAAGATCAGGCATGTTGGTGCTGTGGCTAGGGGAGCCATTCCCTGCACCACTTTGGCTTCCATCTTGGCCAGTATTGCTCTCTGGGGGGTATCTTAGGAATGATGGGCAAGAGGACTTTCCCTTGATGGTTGTTGACTCTTTGGGGAGAGGCTGGCCTGACTCACGTTCTtgggaggaagaggaagttgGGGGGATACGATttcctggtggtggtggttcttGGCTGGGATTGAGGGTGGATGCAATCCCTTGCAGATAGGTTCCCAGGGACTGGGGGGTCTCATGTAATTGCTGAAGATAGTCATAGAGCCCTATATTACCCAGAATGTTGGGAACCCTGTTTCTAGTTTCGGGTgcatcctggtctccaggacgcCTGCCTCGCCTACTACCTGAGCTTCCATATGTGGAAGCCCAGGGGTTCGGGAGAGGGTCACAATTCTCTGTCCTCGAAGGTTGGTTGCTGCTGGTGGTGGCATTAACAGTAGTGGCAGTAGCAAAGGGATTGCCACCAAATTGCTCCTGTACTGCATTCAGCATCGGATCCATAATATCTGTGTACATGGTACGAAGCACATTGTAGCCACCAGGGATGCTCTCCAGGTTACTGAGTGCCCGGTCCTGGCTACGCATCATCTCTTGCATCATGGCCGGGTTGCGCAGGAACTCCAGTGTCTGCcgcatgatttcagggttgttgAGAATATGCCCAATCTCTGGGTTGTGCTGGATCAGCTGCTGCATATGGGGGTTGTCGAGAACTAGCTGGCGCATCAGGCCTGTGTTGGACAGCAGACCCTGGATGAAAGGGTCATCGATGATCTGAGCCACAAACTCAGGCACAGACACATGCTGCCACATCAGTGAGCTTGGCTGGTCAGGGAAGCTACCGGAGGTCAGGCCTAGCCCATTGAGGCCTGTGAGGACACCTAAGCTAAAGGTGGGTGGCATATCAGCTGGGTAAATGGAGCTCGATTGAGGGAATGAtccagggctggaggctggggcagggactGAAGCAGCTGGACACTCAGTGCCCATGGTGCGGCGTTGCATCTTGATGACCAGGTGGACAGTGAGGCCATCTCGGACTCCACACTGTGCCAGTGAGTCAGGGTCCTTGAGGATTTTGCCAGCAAAGATTAGGATCAGCTGATCAGGGTGGGCCTTAAAGCGCTGGGATATTTCTTCCTTCAGCTGCTGGATGGTGCAAGTGTCTGTAACTGAGAAATCCTCCTTGTCCTTGGGCGTCTTCACTGTCACCTTGATGAGGCGGGGGTCCTGGATCGGCGCTGGGTTGCCCTGTGGCAGGGCCTCTCCGCTTTTGGCCATGGTGGGCAGCAGGAGGCCCAGGTCTGTGGGGACACAGCTGCGGGATGTGGATGGGGGTACTGAATCATCCTTTTGGGCAGTGGCAAAAGAAGGAAAGGTGAGCAGGAAGAGGGCCTGGGGTCTCAGGGTAAGGGCACAGGGAGTCTGCATGGGAGGGGTACTGAGGTCCTAGGATTGGATGCTTGTGGAGGATTATGGATCTGAGCAGTGTCAGGGTCAAAAGAGGGACACTGGATGCCCTGAGAAAGAGGTCTACGGTTGATGAGTGAAGGGCAAAGGTAAGAAGAAGGGTTTGGGTCAGGGCATACATACCAATCAGCTGTGGCCCCGTCCTCCCTCTTATACTGGGCTCCAAACCGCCCTCATCTTGCTAACAGCCACCCCTGAAGCCTTCTGGGCCGGAACCCACTCCATCAGGtgacctctgtgacctcagcacTGACATCACAGCCTCACACAATGGATTCTTGAGATTCCTCCAAGGTGCTCTGTATCCTCAGgaactcccccctcccccccatcttTACCTCTTTTATTACCTTTATCTTGATGCCTTCTTCACAGTGAGCGGTCTGGGCTGACCCTTCCATTTCAGGCCAAGAGTCCTACTTCCACACATCTGTATATGGTATGTGGAGACTCACCTCCGATTGCCCAATTAGGAAAGGCTCATCCTCCCTTGTCCCTGTAAAGACCCAAATTCAGCTGCACCTTGAATTGCTCCTCTTCCTGGCATTCTAGGTTTCTGCCTTCTCTTTGATTCAACATTAGctgtgaatttttaatatattttcagagcATTAACTTACTGATAGGCAAGATCAAGAGTATGAAAGGGGAGCCAAAAATGAcataacgtttttttttttttaattagagggtttccctctctctcttaacattcttttctgttttcagaattatctctgttttctctggggtcattttttctattttgtttatcttggTCTCTTGTGTAGGTTGCAAgttcttctgaaatatttatttatttatgatagagagagagagaggcagagacacaggcagagtgagagggagaagcaggctccatgcaccgggagcccgacgtgggattcgatcctgggtctccaagatcgcgccctgggccaaaggcaggcgctaaaccgctgcgctgcccagggatccctgacataaagtttttattttactttttaaaaagattgttgttattccccaaaagaatgcaAAGAATGGATTGGCTATTTActgagatttgaaaaaaaaaaaaaaaagaccgagaaataaagttgttaaacagaaaacccagaattcAATGCTATGTACATTTGAGATGTTTATTTTATACCCAAATGGACAAGAAGGGAGGGAGTTCACTATTGTGAGTCTACAGTTCATCAGCCATGGCAGGGTATTTAAAATCATAAGATTCGTGAGTAGCAGTAACATGATAGAGATAAAAAGACCAAGGCACGAGCAACTACATATTTACAAGTCTGGAATATAAGATGTGTTCCACAAAGGaaattgagaagaaataaaatatatagtcagaaaagagagaaaggggaaaaaagcaaatgaagtgTTTCAGAAAGAAGAGAGTAACCTATGGTATTGGATGATGCTGGTGGGTTAGGAAGATAAAGGCTGAAAACTATTAGATTTGCCAAGAGAATGGAGGACAATGATGAGCCTGAGTTTGGAAGAGTGGAGGGGGCAGAGATCTGGCTGAAGTAGATTTAAAAGCAAGtgaggggttgcctgggtggctcagcagttgggcctctgccttcggctcagggcgtgatcctggatctgagatcaagtcccacatcaggctccttgtggggagcctgcttctcctttggcctgtgtctctgcctctgtgtgtatgtgtttgatgaataaataaatctttttaaaaagcaagtgagTTGGAAATGAAGTGGATTAAATAAGAGTATTTATATAAGAGAAAGGGTACGATGTCTGTGTAGAAACATGGGGATAGAGATGTTTTTCTTAGACGGACAATACTATATCATGCTTTTATTCTGTTGGGAACAACATAGAGGAAGGACAAATGatgcagaaagaagagaaaataattgcaaaagtAAACTGTTGTGTAGATGAATTGGAGAGACTGAGATCAGTGCCCTAGTGGAGAGCTTGATTTAGGTCCAAAGATAATTTACTCATGATAAGAGAATGGAGGACAGAGCGTACACTGTCAGTGGACAGTCAGATTTCAGTTATGGCACAAAGGTGGGGATCATTTAGAGGAAACGTTAGATAGAGTAGGGTTTTGCTGTTGCTAAATTATGAGTTCTAGATGGTGGGTGGAAAGATGTGGAGAATTGATGACCAATGGAAACATCGGGTCTGATGAGGGATTTTCAGAGCATATTGGGGTAGGAATCAGAAAAATGATGCAAAGAGCTTGGGCTTTCATGTAAACTGTGGCAAACAGGGTATAAAGTTCAATCATATTAATTGATTGGATAGCCTGAGTGGCTTactcagttaagcctccaactcttggttttggctcaggttatgatcttagggttttGAGGTCGACTCCGATTTCAAGCAGGTAGTTAAGCTGCACAATAAGCTCCATGcctggtgtggagtctgcttgggattctctctccctccagctcttCCCTCCCACTCGAgctctatacatacatacatacatatatacataaatttttttaaaagattgattggaTAGAAACATCTTAATGGGAAGGTGGAAAATCCATTTTAGATGTAATTCTTTCTTGAGACATATCTTTTTACTAGTTTGAGGGGGTGGAGTGGGAGTCTGGCAATAGATCTATAGGAGTTTTGTGGATTCTCCCTCAATCTTGCTGATTGCAGTGTCAGGGCTGGAAGAGGGGTGGTCTGTGAGAAGTACACAAATTTCTGTG from Vulpes vulpes isolate BD-2025 chromosome 11, VulVul3, whole genome shotgun sequence encodes the following:
- the UBQLN3 gene encoding ubiquilin-3: MAKSGEALPQGNPAPIQDPRLIKVTVKTPKDKEDFSVTDTCTIQQLKEEISQRFKAHPDQLILIFAGKILKDPDSLAQCGVRDGLTVHLVIKMQRRTMGTECPAASVPAPASSPGSFPQSSSIYPADMPPTFSLGVLTGLNGLGLTSGSFPDQPSSLMWQHVSVPEFVAQIIDDPFIQGLLSNTGLMRQLVLDNPHMQQLIQHNPEIGHILNNPEIMRQTLEFLRNPAMMQEMMRSQDRALSNLESIPGGYNVLRTMYTDIMDPMLNAVQEQFGGNPFATATTVNATTSSNQPSRTENCDPLPNPWASTYGSSGSRRGRRPGDQDAPETRNRVPNILGNIGLYDYLQQLHETPQSLGTYLQGIASTLNPSQEPPPPGNRIPPTSSSSQERESGQPLPKESTTIKGKSSCPSFLRYPPESNTGQDGSQSGAGNGSPSHSTNMPDLVLGLGHSANRAPFVPSPLSSVAATLGSPEHAWLPPPAFPRSLRPTSMSQVPQLQDEMRRQLPLLLHLQAAMANPRAMHALLQIEQGLQVLATEAPRLLLWFMPCLAGLGNMAGSTEPREGALMPEDPPLAPAPEVPPAQGSVELGLHSTPFLQMLQTLVGANPQQLQPEIHFRVQLEQLRAMGFLNPEANLQALIATGGDVDAAVEKLRQA